One part of the Xanthocytophaga agilis genome encodes these proteins:
- a CDS encoding M56 family metallopeptidase, with amino-acid sequence MLSSLLSPKLTEAIGWTLLHSLWQGAVIAILMALVMLLMNRSSAQARYFVAVSALFSILLVAGITFYSVYESNEIVDPNFSGQALQNESTGGKIATGLAVAQQYNQLHTSTATTVWGQMQDRWYSYFEEHLPLLVTLWVLGILVLTLRFMGGMLYVQRLKNYKTLDVSQEWINKTQILSHKMGLTRSVQMMESVLVKVPMAIGYFKPVILLPVGTFTGLSTQQVEAILAHELAHIVRNDYWVNIFQSIIEILLFFHPAIWWISGIIRQEREHCCDDMAVQLSGDSLTFAQALTNLEVMQTVPQLAMAATGNKGSLLGRIQRLLQQSPQKPTFNEGLLVSGVLMLCLVAASASAFSNLKNTANQEVVSQERPVALATKSVSDDKPERLSGNTTYYSTFTDTNKVVREIIIVKDKKGAVTEVVVDGKKLKKEELKNYKQVIESKLNEAKEDDEKLAEGYKMDKYRKDKVEEEEDEEYEGSFLAVPPVPPVPPVEPVPPVAPVPPVPPFPPMPPFIGFDSEFSNEIGEMGDKISRLGDELSRLYSKRSPDDDHIAEVKKKMNVLSDKMLQLSQKQQEKLQRIQSDAGKQYRDNLRDYLQELKQYQRELEQEVRENDIYLRNEVNARTREQQHKKQEEAHERAMVEHAKQMKRHDEQMREHEKAMEKHNKFMKLFVSELKKDGLINNADSYSLKLTNKKMVVNGKTLPDTVFQKYKEFIKKESGEDLDKWSDRQQMQINNNWHDNDNDE; translated from the coding sequence ATGCTTTCTTCTCTTTTATCCCCTAAGTTGACAGAAGCTATTGGCTGGACTCTGCTGCATTCATTATGGCAAGGGGCTGTCATCGCAATTCTAATGGCTTTAGTTATGTTACTAATGAATCGGAGTTCTGCTCAGGCCCGGTATTTCGTCGCCGTTTCTGCTTTATTTTCTATTTTGTTGGTAGCTGGAATCACCTTCTATAGTGTGTATGAATCAAACGAAATAGTAGATCCCAATTTTTCAGGACAAGCTTTACAAAATGAATCGACAGGAGGAAAAATAGCAACTGGCCTGGCTGTGGCTCAACAATACAATCAGCTCCACACTTCCACTGCCACTACAGTTTGGGGACAAATGCAGGATCGCTGGTATAGCTATTTTGAGGAACATTTGCCATTATTAGTGACGCTCTGGGTTTTAGGTATTCTGGTATTGACATTACGATTTATGGGAGGAATGTTGTATGTGCAACGCCTCAAAAATTATAAAACATTGGATGTCTCTCAGGAATGGATAAATAAAACACAAATATTAAGTCATAAGATGGGATTGACTCGTTCAGTACAGATGATGGAGTCTGTGCTTGTCAAAGTTCCAATGGCGATTGGCTATTTCAAACCTGTTATTCTATTGCCAGTAGGTACTTTCACAGGTCTTTCTACGCAGCAGGTAGAAGCGATTCTGGCACATGAATTAGCACATATAGTACGCAATGATTATTGGGTAAACATATTTCAATCAATCATTGAGATCTTATTATTTTTCCATCCTGCTATCTGGTGGATATCAGGTATAATACGCCAGGAACGTGAGCATTGCTGTGATGATATGGCTGTACAGCTTAGTGGTGATAGTCTTACTTTTGCTCAGGCACTGACTAATCTGGAAGTGATGCAAACGGTACCTCAACTGGCTATGGCTGCAACAGGAAACAAAGGTTCTTTGTTGGGGCGTATTCAGCGGTTACTTCAGCAGTCTCCTCAAAAGCCGACATTCAATGAAGGACTATTAGTTTCAGGTGTATTAATGCTCTGTCTGGTTGCTGCATCTGCCAGTGCCTTTTCTAATCTGAAAAACACAGCTAATCAAGAGGTTGTTTCACAGGAACGTCCAGTTGCTTTGGCTACTAAATCCGTATCTGATGATAAACCAGAGCGTTTATCCGGTAATACAACATATTACAGTACTTTCACAGATACCAATAAGGTAGTTCGGGAGATCATTATTGTAAAGGATAAGAAGGGTGCAGTGACAGAGGTAGTGGTTGATGGGAAAAAACTGAAGAAAGAAGAATTGAAAAATTACAAACAGGTTATTGAATCTAAATTAAATGAAGCAAAAGAAGACGATGAAAAACTGGCTGAAGGCTATAAAATGGATAAATACCGTAAAGATAAAGTAGAAGAAGAGGAGGATGAAGAATATGAGGGTAGTTTTCTGGCTGTACCTCCTGTACCACCAGTCCCACCTGTAGAACCTGTTCCTCCAGTAGCCCCAGTACCTCCGGTTCCACCATTTCCTCCTATGCCTCCATTTATAGGCTTTGACTCAGAGTTCAGCAATGAAATAGGAGAGATGGGAGATAAAATAAGTAGACTGGGAGATGAGTTATCCCGACTTTATAGCAAACGTTCTCCTGATGATGACCATATAGCAGAAGTAAAGAAAAAGATGAATGTTCTTTCAGATAAGATGTTGCAACTGTCTCAAAAACAACAGGAAAAGCTACAAAGAATACAGAGTGATGCTGGTAAACAATACAGAGATAATCTGCGGGATTATTTGCAGGAGCTAAAACAATATCAGAGAGAGTTAGAACAGGAAGTGAGAGAGAATGATATTTATCTGAGAAATGAAGTAAATGCCAGAACTCGGGAGCAACAGCACAAAAAACAGGAAGAAGCACATGAGCGGGCAATGGTAGAACATGCAAAGCAGATGAAACGACATGACGAACAGATGCGGGAGCATGAGAAAGCAATGGAAAAGCATAATAAGTTTATGAAGCTTTTTGTCAGTGAATTAAAGAAAGATGGACTAATAAATAATGCGGATAGTTATAGCTTGAAACTCACTAATAAAAAGATGGTAGTAAATGGAAAGACACTGCCTGATACTGTATTTCAGAAATACAAAGAATTTATAAAGAAGGAATCAGGGGAGGATCTGGATAAGTGGAGTGATAGACAACAAATGCAAATCAATAATAACTGGCATGATAACGATAATGATGAATAG
- a CDS encoding BlaI/MecI/CopY family transcriptional regulator, with protein MQNPIPKPTEAELEVLQVLWQKGESTVRDVHEQLTQSKESVYTTTLKIMQIMAEKGLVTRNEENRTHIYMAAVKEEDIQKTLLDKFIDTTFRGSAMKLVMQALGNNKTSSEELAEIQRLLEQMRGKKPS; from the coding sequence ATGCAAAATCCTATTCCAAAGCCAACCGAAGCAGAGTTGGAGGTTTTACAAGTTTTATGGCAAAAAGGGGAGTCTACTGTACGAGATGTTCATGAACAACTAACTCAGTCAAAAGAGTCTGTATATACAACCACTCTCAAGATTATGCAAATTATGGCGGAGAAGGGCTTGGTAACACGTAACGAAGAAAATCGGACACATATCTATATGGCAGCTGTGAAAGAAGAGGATATACAGAAAACACTGCTTGATAAGTTTATAGATACCACTTTTCGGGGATCCGCTATGAAGTTGGTAATGCAGGCTCTGGGAAATAATAAAACATCTTCAGAAGAGCTTGCTGAAATTCAGCGTCTACTGGAACAGATGAGAGGGAAAAAACCATCCTGA
- a CDS encoding SulP family inorganic anion transporter, with protein sequence MRLSLQLFDFSQKVNYQTEVLSGLTVALALIPEALAFAIVAGLSPMIGLYAAFIMGFITSVFGGRPGMIAGATGAVAVVLTSLVKDNGPEYVFATVILAGLLQITIGIFRLGKFIRLVPQPVMYGFVNGLGIVIFLAQLTHFKTTDSTGVQHWITGPPLWIMLGLVILTLLIIIWLPRFTKAVPSSLAAILIVSGIVLGFGIETKTVGDVASIQAGFPPVHIPQVPLQWKTLIIIFPYSLVVACVGLTESLLTLNLIDEVTQTRGRGNKECVAQGLANITCGFFYGMGGCTLVGQSIINISAGARARLSGIVASVMLLVFIVFFANIVEKLPMAALTGVMFMVAATTFAWASLKAFGRMPLADVLTMVIVAVITIILHNLALAVLIGVIISALVFAWESAKRIHAKKYRDKQGVQHYELYGPLFFASVTAFSGIFDVSTDPAEVVIDFKESRVADMSGIDALDKLTERYQKAGKKLHLKHLSPDCRQLLKNAEKIVEVNIIEDPSYQIAVDTK encoded by the coding sequence ATGAGGCTTTCTTTACAATTATTTGATTTCTCACAAAAAGTTAATTATCAAACAGAAGTTCTTTCCGGCCTTACAGTTGCATTAGCGTTAATTCCTGAAGCCCTTGCCTTTGCCATAGTAGCAGGTTTATCTCCTATGATTGGTTTGTATGCAGCCTTTATTATGGGCTTCATCACTTCTGTATTTGGAGGAAGACCAGGTATGATTGCAGGAGCAACTGGAGCCGTTGCAGTTGTGCTGACTTCACTTGTCAAAGATAATGGACCTGAATATGTTTTTGCAACGGTTATACTGGCAGGCCTGCTCCAGATAACAATTGGTATATTCCGGTTGGGAAAGTTTATACGGTTGGTACCTCAACCTGTAATGTATGGATTTGTCAATGGATTAGGTATTGTCATTTTTCTTGCTCAGCTTACTCATTTCAAGACGACTGATTCAACAGGAGTACAGCACTGGATTACAGGTCCCCCCCTATGGATTATGCTTGGTCTGGTAATACTTACACTTCTTATCATTATCTGGCTTCCACGTTTTACTAAAGCCGTTCCGTCCTCTCTGGCTGCTATTCTGATTGTATCAGGTATTGTACTAGGTTTTGGTATTGAGACTAAAACAGTAGGTGATGTAGCATCTATTCAGGCTGGCTTTCCTCCAGTCCATATTCCTCAAGTTCCTTTGCAATGGAAAACACTAATCATTATATTCCCCTATTCTCTTGTGGTAGCCTGTGTAGGTTTAACGGAGAGTCTTTTGACATTGAATCTTATTGATGAAGTTACACAAACACGAGGACGTGGTAATAAAGAATGTGTAGCTCAGGGACTTGCAAATATTACCTGTGGGTTCTTTTATGGGATGGGAGGTTGCACCCTGGTAGGCCAAAGTATCATAAATATATCTGCGGGAGCACGTGCCCGGTTATCAGGTATTGTAGCATCTGTTATGCTTTTGGTGTTCATTGTCTTCTTTGCTAATATCGTTGAAAAGCTACCTATGGCAGCCTTGACAGGTGTAATGTTTATGGTAGCGGCCACTACTTTTGCATGGGCCAGCCTAAAGGCATTTGGCAGAATGCCCTTAGCAGATGTATTAACTATGGTGATTGTAGCAGTTATTACAATCATTCTTCATAACCTCGCTCTGGCAGTTCTGATTGGTGTCATCATTTCAGCATTAGTTTTCGCCTGGGAAAGTGCCAAAAGAATACATGCAAAGAAATATAGAGACAAACAGGGAGTACAACATTATGAATTGTATGGACCTTTATTTTTTGCTTCTGTAACTGCTTTTTCAGGGATTTTTGATGTGTCCACAGATCCGGCAGAGGTAGTTATAGACTTCAAAGAAAGTAGAGTAGCTGATATGTCAGGAATTGATGCACTTGACAAACTCACAGAACGCTATCAAAAGGCGGGAAAAAAGCTTCACCTGAAACATCTAAGTCCGGACTGTCGTCAATTACTAAAGAATGCAGAAAAGATTGTTGAGGTAAATATCATTGAAGATCCTAGTTATCAGATCGCAGTAGATACCAAATAG
- a CDS encoding lipocalin family protein, giving the protein MNIPMNNRNIAIASTLLSAAAIGAYAILHKSNNHSELPVEESVDLDRYLGEWYEIAHLPFKYEKGCYGVKAIYAKRDDGDIDVLNICHKDSLTGELDIAKGKACVVDKKTNAKLKVTFAWPFSGDYWILKVGKKYDFALVGTPDRDNLWILSRTPEMDQNRLEKLRTHAQNLGFDTSKLIYTTQVEA; this is encoded by the coding sequence ATGAATATTCCTATGAATAACCGAAACATTGCGATAGCTTCAACGCTGTTATCAGCAGCAGCAATTGGAGCATATGCTATATTACATAAATCAAACAATCATTCAGAATTACCTGTCGAAGAATCAGTAGATCTGGATCGCTACCTGGGAGAATGGTATGAAATTGCTCACTTGCCTTTTAAGTACGAAAAAGGTTGTTATGGTGTAAAGGCAATTTATGCCAAACGGGATGATGGAGATATTGATGTGTTGAATATATGCCACAAAGACTCTCTTACAGGCGAGTTAGATATTGCCAAAGGGAAAGCCTGTGTAGTAGATAAGAAGACTAATGCCAAGTTAAAAGTTACATTTGCCTGGCCTTTTAGTGGTGATTACTGGATATTGAAGGTTGGAAAGAAATATGATTTTGCATTAGTAGGTACACCTGACAGAGACAACCTCTGGATTTTAAGCCGTACACCAGAAATGGATCAAAACCGCCTTGAAAAACTACGTACTCATGCTCAAAATCTTGGGTTTGATACATCCAAGCTAATTTATACTACACAAGTAGAAGCGTAA
- a CDS encoding DNA-formamidopyrimidine glycosylase family protein, with amino-acid sequence MPELPDLTVFSENLTKAFKGKTLTSVRIFHGKRCDASQVFEENVLNKTLSEVKTIGKEMFFHFGEDVHFGVHLMLKGGTAISEDLESISYKIAAFGFNDGKFVVITDPQRWAKVIVNLAKDSTPDALLGSLTLDDFKSALRRFHGKPVKAFLIDQAVMKGIGNAYADEILYDIKVDPASLCNKLPDEIIVSLHKQIPLTLQWGVDEIRKLTPDAVSGEGRTFMRVHRKDLDKTTTGFIIQQKDVSGKTSYFTEEQIYYG; translated from the coding sequence ATGCCGGAATTACCTGATTTAACTGTTTTCTCAGAAAATCTCACCAAAGCTTTTAAAGGAAAGACACTTACGTCTGTTCGAATTTTTCATGGAAAGAGATGCGATGCCTCTCAGGTGTTTGAAGAAAATGTACTCAATAAGACATTGAGTGAAGTAAAAACAATCGGTAAAGAAATGTTCTTTCACTTTGGAGAAGATGTTCATTTTGGTGTACATCTGATGTTGAAGGGAGGTACTGCTATCAGTGAAGACTTGGAAAGTATTTCCTATAAAATTGCAGCTTTTGGATTCAATGATGGAAAATTTGTTGTAATTACAGATCCCCAGCGTTGGGCAAAGGTAATAGTTAACCTAGCTAAAGACTCAACGCCAGATGCATTGTTAGGATCTTTAACTTTAGATGATTTTAAATCTGCTCTTAGACGCTTTCACGGTAAGCCAGTAAAAGCTTTTTTAATTGATCAAGCGGTAATGAAAGGCATTGGTAATGCATATGCAGATGAGATTCTCTATGATATAAAAGTAGATCCTGCCTCATTATGTAATAAACTACCAGATGAGATTATCGTATCATTACATAAACAGATCCCTTTAACACTACAATGGGGAGTAGATGAGATCAGAAAGTTAACCCCTGATGCAGTGTCTGGAGAAGGAAGGACTTTTATGAGAGTGCATCGTAAGGATTTAGACAAAACAACCACAGGATTTATAATTCAGCAGAAAGATGTATCTGGTAAAACCAGTTACTTTACAGAAGAGCAGATATATTATGGTTAG
- the dnaK gene encoding molecular chaperone DnaK, whose product MGKIIGIDLGTTNSCVAVMEGNEPVVIPNSEGRRTTPSIVAFLANGERKVGDPAKRQAITNPKDTIQSIKRFMGKRFSEVTTEAGRVSYQVEKGPNDTPRVRIGDRQYTPQELSAMILQKMKSTAEDYLGTTVTEAVITVPAYFNDAERQATKEAGEIAGLTVKRIINEPTAAALAYGLDKKNQELKIAVFDLGGGTFDVSILELGDGVFEVKSTDGDTHLGGDDFDQKIIDWLAEEFQKDHPKIDLRKDPMALQRLKEAAEKAKIELSSSTQTEVNLPYIMPIDGIPQHLVRTLTRAKFEQLCDDLIQRTLEPCRRAMKNSGFSTSEITEVILVGGSTRIPRIQEEVEKFFGKKPSKNVNPDEAVAVGAAIQGGVFTGEVKDVLLLDVTPLSLGIETLGGVFTKLIESNTTIPTKKSEVFSTASDNQPSVEIHVLQGERQMASGNRTIGRFHLDGIPPAPRGVPQVEVTFDIDANGILHVSAKDRGTGKEQKIRIEASSGLTDAEIEKMRNEAKANEETDRIEKEKVEKVNAADSLIFQTEKQLKDYGDKLSDGNKSAIESALTDLRTAHGSRDIAAIDAAMEKLNNAWQAASQEMYNAAGAAGQQPGADAGQGQGNTNSGKDSEVTDVDYEEVGK is encoded by the coding sequence ATGGGAAAAATTATTGGAATAGACTTAGGTACTACAAACTCCTGCGTTGCTGTAATGGAAGGTAACGAGCCGGTTGTAATTCCAAATAGTGAAGGACGACGTACTACACCTTCTATTGTTGCTTTCTTAGCAAATGGTGAGCGGAAGGTAGGAGACCCTGCAAAACGTCAGGCTATCACAAATCCTAAAGATACTATTCAATCTATCAAACGTTTTATGGGAAAACGCTTCTCTGAAGTTACAACAGAAGCAGGTCGTGTTTCCTATCAGGTTGAAAAAGGACCAAATGATACACCTCGTGTACGTATAGGTGATCGTCAATATACTCCTCAAGAATTATCAGCTATGATTCTTCAGAAAATGAAGTCTACAGCTGAAGATTATCTGGGAACAACAGTAACCGAAGCTGTTATTACAGTACCTGCTTACTTCAATGATGCAGAACGTCAGGCTACAAAAGAGGCGGGTGAGATTGCAGGTTTGACTGTAAAACGGATCATCAATGAGCCTACTGCTGCGGCACTGGCTTATGGTCTGGACAAGAAAAACCAGGAATTGAAAATTGCTGTATTTGATTTGGGTGGTGGAACGTTTGACGTTTCTATTTTAGAGTTGGGTGATGGTGTATTTGAAGTAAAGTCTACTGACGGGGATACTCACCTGGGTGGTGATGACTTTGATCAGAAGATTATTGACTGGCTGGCTGAAGAATTCCAGAAAGATCATCCGAAAATAGATCTGCGTAAAGACCCAATGGCTTTACAACGTTTGAAAGAAGCTGCTGAGAAAGCTAAGATTGAATTATCCAGCTCTACTCAAACAGAGGTGAACTTACCATATATCATGCCGATTGATGGTATTCCTCAGCACTTGGTTCGTACTTTGACACGTGCAAAATTTGAGCAACTGTGCGATGATCTGATTCAGCGTACATTAGAACCTTGCCGTCGTGCTATGAAAAATTCCGGTTTCTCTACTTCTGAGATTACTGAAGTTATTCTGGTAGGTGGTTCTACTCGTATCCCACGTATTCAGGAAGAAGTTGAAAAGTTCTTCGGAAAGAAACCTTCCAAGAATGTTAACCCAGATGAGGCAGTTGCTGTAGGTGCTGCTATTCAAGGTGGTGTATTCACTGGAGAAGTAAAAGATGTGTTATTGTTGGATGTAACACCACTTTCTTTGGGTATTGAAACTTTAGGTGGTGTGTTTACCAAATTGATTGAGTCTAATACTACTATTCCTACTAAAAAATCAGAGGTGTTCTCAACGGCGTCTGATAATCAGCCTTCAGTAGAAATACATGTACTGCAAGGAGAACGCCAGATGGCAAGTGGTAACCGTACTATTGGACGATTCCACTTAGATGGTATTCCGCCTGCACCACGTGGTGTGCCTCAGGTTGAAGTAACTTTCGATATTGATGCTAACGGTATATTGCACGTTTCTGCTAAAGATCGTGGAACGGGCAAAGAGCAGAAAATCCGTATTGAAGCTTCATCTGGTTTGACTGATGCTGAAATCGAAAAAATGCGTAATGAAGCAAAAGCAAACGAAGAGACTGACAGAATAGAAAAAGAAAAAGTAGAGAAAGTAAATGCTGCTGATTCGCTGATCTTCCAAACTGAAAAACAGCTGAAAGATTATGGTGATAAACTTTCTGATGGAAATAAATCTGCTATTGAATCTGCATTAACAGATCTGCGTACTGCACATGGTAGTCGTGATATTGCTGCTATAGATGCTGCAATGGAAAAGCTGAACAATGCATGGCAGGCTGCTTCTCAAGAAATGTATAATGCTGCTGGAGCAGCAGGTCAACAGCCTGGAGCTGATGCAGGTCAGGGACAAGGTAATACCAATTCTGGAAAAGATTCCGAAGTAACAGATGTAGATTACGAAGAAGTTGGAAAATAA